From Drosophila suzukii chromosome 2R, CBGP_Dsuzu_IsoJpt1.0, whole genome shotgun sequence, a single genomic window includes:
- the LOC108009786 gene encoding uncharacterized protein isoform X2: protein MPTILNPKGCGSAVKYSLHSTAETNQETASTTTPSTHCSTTGRRRKGGSLGGTLSSRSTRSESKELRSALQDREAVIQNLRIQLCLGKLPRPTGPPLDDSEKPAAEQKLNRLKTEAENKRIKIKNLKSALEKLDITDNIDIRIRQAELEYALGREELQMLSIVEEARALQARLEKSKPEAQTLYNIISSGVSLSLHAVHATSGRWAAQQRMDQPGFYVEWALEGDGLYKGDRILEINGRLVTGKSKEELQKQVGSSGKCQMVVLRKKSVPIPQKQLDQEKENNMRLQHRISYLEEQVRELQTVKDHHPSQQQQQQSQQTSSNQSQHVTSISISSPPSTPPEKPLIFQRGNYITTLVGGKPIELMGEDIASTQNTPAHVTKTLIKENTHIDLRDRLQHMYSMPSKSLSASKISINSDSAYMQHHRREKERHRDRQHRERPRDPLQQQQQLHREHLMSTHARSVEHLNHYNGLDRRRDTPRQSETHTLRARLPSDMRSVKSLDFDSENESKPPTETRTTRPTPPKKPLRLSLQRAQSLQTVELHPCADLERKRPMKRVHHNNNNNTNNNSNNKGGGGSPTDEGQTMLIENCSPMHTASLGRHKLI from the exons ATGCCA ACCATTCTCAATCCGAAGGGTTGTGGCAGTGCCGTCAAGTACAGTCTGCACTCGACTGCAGAGACGAACCAGGAGACTGCCAGCACCACCACCCCCTCTACCCACTGTTCCACCACCGGAAGAAGGCGCAAGGGTGGTTCGCTAGGCGGTACTCTCTCCTCGCGATCCACGCGCAGCGAGTCCAAAGAACTGAGGTCGGCTCTTCAGGATCGGGAGGCGGTCATCCAGAATCTGCGCATTCAGCTATGTCTGGGTAAACTGCCACGCCCCACGGGACCTCCTCTGGATGATTCCGAGAAGCCGGCGGCTGAGCAAAAACTGAACAGACTGAAGACGGAGGCGGAGAATAAGCGGATTAAGATCAAGAATCTGAAGAGTGCCCTGGAAAAGCTGGACATTACAGA CAACATAGACATCCGCATTCGGCAAGCTGAATTGGAATATGCCCTGGGTAGGGAAGAACTGCAGATGCTCTCGATTGTGGAGGAGGCTAGGGCTTTGCAGGCCCGCCTAGAGAAATCCAAGCCAGAGGCGCAGACCCTGTACAACATCATCAGTTCTGGGGTCTCTTTGAGTCTACACGCCGTACATGCCACCTCTGGAAGATGGGCAGCTCAACAAAGAATGGATCAACCTGGATTCTACGTAGAATGGGCCTTGGAGGGAGATGGCTTGTACAAGGGCGATCGCATCTTGGAGATCAACGGACGACTGGTCACCGGGAAATCCAAAGAAGAACTGCAGAAGCAAGTGGGAAGCTCTGGCAAGTGTCAGATGGTGGTACTACGCAAGAAGTCAGTACCCATACCACAGAAGCAACTTGACCAGGAGAAAGAGAATAATATGAGGCTGCAGCATCGCATTTCCTACCTGGAAGAACAGGTGCGGGAGCTCCAAACGGTCAAAGATCATCATCCttcccagcagcagcaacagcaatcgCAGCAGACATCCTCCAATCAATCCCAACATGTGACCAGCATCAGCATATCCTCACCTCCTTCGACGCCACCTGAAAAGCCCCTGATCTTCCAGCGGGGCAACTACATCACCACTTTAGTGGGTGGCAAGCCCATCGAACTAATGGGTGAGGATATTGCCTCCACGCAAAACACGCCGGCACATGTAACCAAAACACTGATCAAGGAGAATACCCACATCGATTTGAGGGATCGTCTGCAACACATGTACTCCATGCCCTCCAAATCGCTGTCTGCCTCTAAGATCTCGATAAATAGCGATTCCGCCTATATGCAGCACCATCGACGTGAAAAGGAGCGACACCGGGATCGGCAGCACCGGGAACGCCCTAGAGATCCTctccagcaacagcagcaactgcaTCGCGAACATCTCATGAGCACACATGCACGCAGTGTGGAGCATCTCAATCATTATAATGG ACTGGATCGACGTCGTGACACGCCCCGTCAAAGTGAAACGCATACCCTACGAGCCCGCCTTCCAAGCGACATGAGGAGTGTAAAATCCCTTGATTTCGATAGCGAAAACGAATCGAAGCCCCCAACAGAAACACGTACTACTCGACCCACTCCCCCAAAGAAACCCCTTCGACTTTCGCTGCAGCGAGCCCAAAGTCTGCAGACCGTAGAGTTGCATCCCTGTGCGGATCTCGAAAGGAAGCGACCCATGAAAAGGGTCCAccacaacaataataataacactAACAACAATAGCAACAACAAGGGTGGAGGAGGATCGCCGACGGACGAGGGCCAGACCATGCTCATCGAGAACTGCAGTCCCATGCACACAGCCTCCCTTGGCAGGCACAAGCTCATCTAG
- the LOC108009786 gene encoding uncharacterized protein isoform X1 codes for MDSGSVVSEPISAHHRAFAKQKSASMTILNPKGCGSAVKYSLHSTAETNQETASTTTPSTHCSTTGRRRKGGSLGGTLSSRSTRSESKELRSALQDREAVIQNLRIQLCLGKLPRPTGPPLDDSEKPAAEQKLNRLKTEAENKRIKIKNLKSALEKLDITDNIDIRIRQAELEYALGREELQMLSIVEEARALQARLEKSKPEAQTLYNIISSGVSLSLHAVHATSGRWAAQQRMDQPGFYVEWALEGDGLYKGDRILEINGRLVTGKSKEELQKQVGSSGKCQMVVLRKKSVPIPQKQLDQEKENNMRLQHRISYLEEQVRELQTVKDHHPSQQQQQQSQQTSSNQSQHVTSISISSPPSTPPEKPLIFQRGNYITTLVGGKPIELMGEDIASTQNTPAHVTKTLIKENTHIDLRDRLQHMYSMPSKSLSASKISINSDSAYMQHHRREKERHRDRQHRERPRDPLQQQQQLHREHLMSTHARSVEHLNHYNGLDRRRDTPRQSETHTLRARLPSDMRSVKSLDFDSENESKPPTETRTTRPTPPKKPLRLSLQRAQSLQTVELHPCADLERKRPMKRVHHNNNNNTNNNSNNKGGGGSPTDEGQTMLIENCSPMHTASLGRHKLI; via the exons ACCATTCTCAATCCGAAGGGTTGTGGCAGTGCCGTCAAGTACAGTCTGCACTCGACTGCAGAGACGAACCAGGAGACTGCCAGCACCACCACCCCCTCTACCCACTGTTCCACCACCGGAAGAAGGCGCAAGGGTGGTTCGCTAGGCGGTACTCTCTCCTCGCGATCCACGCGCAGCGAGTCCAAAGAACTGAGGTCGGCTCTTCAGGATCGGGAGGCGGTCATCCAGAATCTGCGCATTCAGCTATGTCTGGGTAAACTGCCACGCCCCACGGGACCTCCTCTGGATGATTCCGAGAAGCCGGCGGCTGAGCAAAAACTGAACAGACTGAAGACGGAGGCGGAGAATAAGCGGATTAAGATCAAGAATCTGAAGAGTGCCCTGGAAAAGCTGGACATTACAGA CAACATAGACATCCGCATTCGGCAAGCTGAATTGGAATATGCCCTGGGTAGGGAAGAACTGCAGATGCTCTCGATTGTGGAGGAGGCTAGGGCTTTGCAGGCCCGCCTAGAGAAATCCAAGCCAGAGGCGCAGACCCTGTACAACATCATCAGTTCTGGGGTCTCTTTGAGTCTACACGCCGTACATGCCACCTCTGGAAGATGGGCAGCTCAACAAAGAATGGATCAACCTGGATTCTACGTAGAATGGGCCTTGGAGGGAGATGGCTTGTACAAGGGCGATCGCATCTTGGAGATCAACGGACGACTGGTCACCGGGAAATCCAAAGAAGAACTGCAGAAGCAAGTGGGAAGCTCTGGCAAGTGTCAGATGGTGGTACTACGCAAGAAGTCAGTACCCATACCACAGAAGCAACTTGACCAGGAGAAAGAGAATAATATGAGGCTGCAGCATCGCATTTCCTACCTGGAAGAACAGGTGCGGGAGCTCCAAACGGTCAAAGATCATCATCCttcccagcagcagcaacagcaatcgCAGCAGACATCCTCCAATCAATCCCAACATGTGACCAGCATCAGCATATCCTCACCTCCTTCGACGCCACCTGAAAAGCCCCTGATCTTCCAGCGGGGCAACTACATCACCACTTTAGTGGGTGGCAAGCCCATCGAACTAATGGGTGAGGATATTGCCTCCACGCAAAACACGCCGGCACATGTAACCAAAACACTGATCAAGGAGAATACCCACATCGATTTGAGGGATCGTCTGCAACACATGTACTCCATGCCCTCCAAATCGCTGTCTGCCTCTAAGATCTCGATAAATAGCGATTCCGCCTATATGCAGCACCATCGACGTGAAAAGGAGCGACACCGGGATCGGCAGCACCGGGAACGCCCTAGAGATCCTctccagcaacagcagcaactgcaTCGCGAACATCTCATGAGCACACATGCACGCAGTGTGGAGCATCTCAATCATTATAATGG ACTGGATCGACGTCGTGACACGCCCCGTCAAAGTGAAACGCATACCCTACGAGCCCGCCTTCCAAGCGACATGAGGAGTGTAAAATCCCTTGATTTCGATAGCGAAAACGAATCGAAGCCCCCAACAGAAACACGTACTACTCGACCCACTCCCCCAAAGAAACCCCTTCGACTTTCGCTGCAGCGAGCCCAAAGTCTGCAGACCGTAGAGTTGCATCCCTGTGCGGATCTCGAAAGGAAGCGACCCATGAAAAGGGTCCAccacaacaataataataacactAACAACAATAGCAACAACAAGGGTGGAGGAGGATCGCCGACGGACGAGGGCCAGACCATGCTCATCGAGAACTGCAGTCCCATGCACACAGCCTCCCTTGGCAGGCACAAGCTCATCTAG